The Acidianus infernus genome window below encodes:
- a CDS encoding APC family permease, which yields MAKARDLGTESDQKLSKSLSRMELFYIGLGGIIGSGWLFATLYAAEDAGGASILSWIIGGVLISFIALAYAEISSAIPKSGGIARYPHYTHGGLVGFIMTWAYLISTSISAAAEATASVTYLSSLVPSLACKGVLTPLGIGIDYVFLVAFFFINYFGVKFLGRVSHGVGWWKLLIPSATIVILLVFYFHPTNFTVDFIPSSSYTCHGYGGFSAVLFAIPNAGILFSYLGFRQPIDYSGEAKNPKKNLPFAVIGSLLVGIIIYVLLQVAFIGGLNWSTIGVTPGDWKALASTSLSNGPFFCLFRESKVFGLVFLIFYIWSIILLLDAVVSPSGTGWIYMGTASRTIYAFSANGYLPEIFLKIGKTKVPTPSLILTLIIGSIFLLPFPAWVTLTSILSSASVFTYMMGGIGMETLRKLAPDLCRPYVAPAGKILAPLATLSAGLLVYWSGFHILFYVVTAIFVGLPLFFSYYAHKILEVKKKVAISLGIADVILIPLTSYFYLVQSDYLVENNLIAFIIYIISMAIIVSSNIVAVYMSSPAEGKEEIRAGIWLISFIFAMILLSYLGGFGPAKLIPFPEDTIVIGIVTLIFHYLAVKSGIKTKALEELERGVSVS from the coding sequence ATGGCAAAGGCTAGAGACCTAGGAACAGAATCGGATCAAAAATTAAGTAAGTCATTAAGTAGAATGGAATTATTTTACATTGGCTTAGGAGGAATAATAGGTTCAGGTTGGTTATTTGCCACATTATATGCTGCGGAGGATGCAGGAGGAGCTTCAATACTGTCTTGGATAATAGGAGGTGTTCTAATTTCATTTATTGCTTTAGCCTATGCCGAAATAAGTTCTGCAATACCCAAGAGCGGAGGAATAGCTAGATATCCTCATTATACTCATGGAGGTTTAGTAGGATTTATCATGACTTGGGCATACTTAATATCAACTTCAATATCTGCAGCGGCAGAAGCTACAGCGTCTGTAACCTACCTATCATCGCTAGTTCCGTCTCTTGCTTGTAAGGGAGTTTTAACACCTCTAGGAATAGGAATAGACTACGTGTTCCTAGTAGCTTTCTTCTTCATAAACTACTTTGGAGTAAAGTTCCTTGGTAGAGTATCTCACGGAGTTGGGTGGTGGAAGTTATTGATTCCTTCCGCAACTATCGTTATCCTTTTAGTCTTCTATTTTCATCCAACAAACTTCACTGTAGACTTCATACCTTCCTCATCTTATACCTGCCACGGTTATGGAGGATTTTCTGCAGTTCTATTCGCAATACCGAATGCTGGAATACTATTCTCTTACCTAGGCTTTAGGCAACCAATTGATTACTCTGGAGAAGCCAAGAATCCTAAAAAGAACTTGCCTTTTGCTGTTATAGGTTCTCTTCTGGTAGGTATAATAATTTACGTACTTTTGCAGGTAGCTTTCATAGGAGGTTTAAATTGGTCTACTATAGGAGTAACTCCCGGAGATTGGAAGGCTTTAGCTTCAACTTCTCTCTCAAATGGTCCTTTCTTCTGCCTATTTAGAGAATCAAAGGTATTCGGCTTAGTATTCCTAATATTCTATATTTGGTCCATAATTCTATTATTGGACGCAGTTGTGTCTCCAAGCGGTACAGGATGGATATATATGGGAACTGCTTCAAGGACTATTTACGCATTTTCAGCTAACGGATATTTGCCGGAGATCTTTCTAAAGATAGGCAAAACTAAAGTGCCAACGCCCTCTTTAATCCTTACCTTAATAATAGGTTCAATATTCCTCTTACCTTTCCCAGCATGGGTTACATTAACCTCTATATTATCCTCTGCCTCAGTATTTACTTACATGATGGGCGGAATTGGAATGGAGACGTTGAGAAAACTAGCTCCAGATTTATGCAGACCTTACGTTGCTCCTGCAGGTAAAATATTAGCTCCATTAGCTACGCTTTCAGCAGGTCTTTTAGTTTACTGGTCAGGGTTCCACATTCTATTTTATGTAGTTACAGCAATCTTTGTTGGATTACCTTTGTTTTTCAGTTATTATGCTCACAAAATCTTAGAGGTTAAGAAAAAAGTCGCAATAAGTCTAGGTATTGCTGACGTTATCTTAATACCTCTTACTTCTTACTTTTACCTAGTTCAAAGCGACTATCTTGTGGAAAATAACCTTATAGCATTCATTATTTACATAATTTCAATGGCGATTATAGTTTCTAGCAATATTGTTGCAGTATATATGTCATCTCCTGCGGAAGGTAAGGAGGAAATTAGAGCAGGAATTTGGCTAATATCTTTCATCTTTGCAATGATATTGTTATCTTATCTAGGTGGCTTCG